In Actinomycetota bacterium, a genomic segment contains:
- a CDS encoding 4Fe-4S dicluster domain-containing protein, with amino-acid sequence MAIRVSSTVPGGADVVADIERRSGERVSACYQCGRCTSTCTGAFAFDYPPHRIMRMLQLGQVDEVLNSRTAQICYDCMTCSTRCPMNIDVANVIEHAKMIADERGIEGDEKEIRLFRLAFLKNVRRHGRLHEARLLTWINFRSFRPFNDLSLVPLILRRKKIHIVPPRIKNRQEVHRIFREINGGDK; translated from the coding sequence TTGGCTATCCGTGTATCCAGCACCGTGCCAGGCGGAGCTGATGTAGTCGCCGATATCGAGCGCCGCTCTGGTGAGCGCGTCTCGGCCTGCTACCAGTGCGGCCGCTGCACTTCCACCTGCACCGGTGCCTTCGCCTTCGATTATCCGCCTCATCGGATCATGCGGATGCTGCAGCTGGGCCAGGTCGACGAGGTGCTGAACTCCCGCACAGCCCAGATCTGTTACGACTGCATGACCTGCTCCACCCGCTGCCCCATGAACATCGACGTCGCCAACGTCATCGAACATGCCAAGATGATCGCCGACGAGCGGGGCATCGAGGGTGATGAAAAAGAGATCCGTCTTTTCCGGCTCGCCTTTCTCAAGAACGTGCGGCGCCACGGCCGGCTGCACGAGGCGCGCCTGCTCACCTGGATAAACTTCCGCAGTTTCCGGCCTTTCAACGACCTCTCGCTGGTGCCGCTCATCCTCCGCAGGAAGAAAATCCATATCGTGCCGCCGCGGATCAAGAACCGGCAAGAAGTCCATCGGATCTTCCGGGAGATAAATGGCGGGGATAAGTAA
- a CDS encoding CoB--CoM heterodisulfide reductase iron-sulfur subunit A family protein, with amino-acid sequence MRIGVFVCECGTNIAATVSTGKVVDAALSMRDVLHAESIQYTCSDPGQRAVIDAIQKKGLTRVVIASCSPRMHENTFRRTVGRAGLNAYMMEMVNIREHCSWIHSDIDEATDKAIDLMQKGVARVRRQVPLHSTTVPVTKRVLVVGGGVAGIQAALDIADAGLPVTLVERGPSIGGNMARLDKTFPTLDCSSCILTPRMVEAAQHENIELMVSSEVEQVRGYIGNFDVDIRRKATCVDAEKCTGCMICQEKCPGKAPDEFNAGVGQSKAISIPFPQAVPLVAALRKEHCRLFIKGKCSVCKKVCPADAIDYEQEDRIETEKFGAIVVATGYELFDWRESYPDYGGGQYPDVVTALQYERMLSASGPNGGHVQRPSDGKEPKNVVFISCVGSRDESVGRPLCCSVGCMYIAKQAILTKEHIPDSQSYVFYIDIRAGGKGYEEFTRRAQRDFGAIYLRGRVGKIYPSNGNLVVMGTDTLSAEQVEIDADLVVLATGFAAAEGAGELARKLNISYDQYEFFSESHPKLRPVETTTGGVFLAGACQGPKDIPDTVAQASASAAKVIGLLSRGELETSPMVAAVNQMRCTGCFKCRDVCPYGAIEAVELRDGREVANVIDSLCQGCGVCNVACPPAVISLKGYTDGQLIAETMELLR; translated from the coding sequence ATGCGCATCGGCGTCTTCGTCTGCGAATGCGGCACCAACATAGCCGCCACTGTGTCTACCGGCAAGGTCGTCGACGCGGCGCTGTCCATGCGCGACGTGCTGCACGCGGAGTCCATCCAGTACACCTGTTCCGACCCAGGGCAGCGCGCCGTCATCGACGCCATCCAGAAGAAGGGCCTGACCAGGGTGGTCATCGCCTCCTGCTCGCCGCGCATGCACGAGAATACTTTCCGGCGGACGGTCGGTCGCGCCGGCCTTAACGCCTACATGATGGAGATGGTGAATATCCGCGAGCACTGCTCCTGGATCCACTCCGACATCGATGAGGCTACTGACAAGGCGATCGACCTGATGCAGAAGGGTGTTGCCCGGGTGCGTAGGCAGGTGCCGCTGCATTCGACGACTGTGCCGGTGACCAAGCGGGTACTGGTCGTCGGCGGCGGCGTCGCCGGAATCCAGGCGGCTCTCGATATCGCTGACGCCGGGCTTCCGGTGACGCTGGTGGAGCGGGGACCCAGCATCGGTGGCAACATGGCGCGGCTCGACAAGACTTTCCCCACTCTCGACTGCTCTTCGTGCATTCTGACGCCGCGGATGGTCGAGGCTGCCCAGCATGAGAACATCGAACTGATGGTCAGCTCGGAGGTCGAGCAGGTGCGCGGCTACATCGGCAACTTCGACGTGGACATCCGTAGGAAGGCTACCTGTGTCGACGCGGAGAAGTGCACCGGCTGCATGATCTGCCAGGAGAAGTGCCCGGGCAAGGCGCCGGATGAGTTCAACGCCGGCGTCGGCCAGTCGAAGGCGATCTCCATCCCGTTCCCCCAGGCGGTGCCGCTGGTCGCAGCCCTGCGCAAGGAGCACTGCCGTCTGTTCATCAAGGGCAAGTGCAGCGTCTGCAAGAAAGTCTGCCCCGCGGACGCTATCGATTACGAGCAGGAAGACAGGATTGAAACGGAAAAATTCGGGGCTATCGTTGTCGCGACCGGTTACGAACTCTTTGATTGGCGCGAGTCCTACCCTGATTACGGTGGTGGCCAGTATCCCGACGTGGTCACCGCGCTGCAATACGAGCGGATGCTCTCGGCGTCAGGCCCCAACGGCGGCCATGTGCAGCGGCCCTCAGATGGCAAGGAGCCCAAGAACGTGGTGTTCATATCCTGCGTCGGCTCCCGCGACGAGTCGGTAGGCCGGCCGCTGTGCTGCAGCGTCGGCTGCATGTACATCGCCAAGCAGGCGATCCTGACGAAGGAGCATATACCTGATTCCCAATCTTACGTCTTCTATATAGACATACGGGCCGGCGGCAAGGGTTATGAGGAATTCACCCGCCGGGCCCAGCGGGATTTCGGCGCCATCTATTTGCGCGGCCGAGTGGGCAAGATCTATCCGAGCAACGGCAACCTGGTGGTCATGGGAACTGACACGCTTTCTGCCGAGCAGGTCGAGATTGATGCCGACCTAGTGGTGCTGGCGACTGGCTTTGCAGCCGCGGAAGGCGCTGGCGAACTTGCCCGCAAGCTGAACATATCTTATGACCAGTACGAGTTTTTCTCTGAGAGCCATCCCAAACTGCGGCCGGTGGAGACTACGACCGGTGGTGTCTTCCTGGCGGGAGCCTGCCAGGGACCGAAGGATATCCCCGATACGGTCGCCCAGGCGAGCGCTTCCGCGGCCAAAGTCATCGGCCTGCTTTCGCGGGGCGAACTGGAGACCAGCCCCATGGTCGCGGCGGTGAACCAGATGCGCTGCACCGGCTGCTTCAAGTGCCGCGACGTCTGCCCGTATGGGGCCATCGAGGCCGTGGAGCTGCGTGACGGCCGCGAGGTTGCAAACGTCATTGACTCACTCTGCCAGGGCTGCGGCGTCTGCAACGTCGCCTGCCCGCCGGCGGTCATTTCCCTGAAAGGCTACACCGACGGCCAGCTTATCGCCGAGACCATGGAGTTGTTGAGGTGA
- a CDS encoding menaquinone biosynthesis protein, producing the protein MKTEEEKSGAGDDSPDYATISIGHFEFLNGYPLYYGLEKGEGWGCFNLVHGVPTTLNRLLLEGELDISPISSIEYAGNADKLLLFPRLSITSDGAVDSIRLISRVPMDEVCSVALTGQSATSVVLLKILMSQRYGLQPVYSRLETGVAEALESTDAVLLIGDQALEACYHGTWEHCRDLGSEWKEFTGLPMVFALWAVSREFFASRADETFEVEERLLYSVDYCRSHWDEVVAAAAKVYPFDEPLLRSYFAKLRYDFTDEYRRGLEEFYRRAAEIGAIESAPKLEFIS; encoded by the coding sequence ATGAAGACTGAGGAAGAAAAAAGCGGCGCCGGCGACGACTCGCCGGATTACGCCACCATCTCCATCGGTCACTTCGAATTCCTCAACGGCTATCCCCTCTATTATGGCTTGGAGAAGGGCGAGGGCTGGGGCTGTTTCAACCTGGTCCACGGGGTTCCCACGACGCTCAACCGGCTGCTGCTCGAAGGTGAGCTGGATATCAGCCCGATCTCTTCGATCGAATATGCGGGTAACGCTGACAAACTTCTTCTATTTCCCAGGCTTTCCATCACGTCCGATGGCGCCGTCGACAGTATCCGCCTGATCTCACGGGTGCCGATGGACGAAGTCTGCTCGGTAGCCCTGACCGGCCAGAGCGCCACATCCGTGGTGCTGCTCAAGATCCTGATGAGCCAGCGGTACGGATTGCAGCCGGTCTATTCCCGTTTGGAAACCGGCGTCGCCGAGGCTCTGGAGTCGACCGACGCAGTGCTGCTTATCGGCGACCAGGCCCTCGAAGCCTGTTATCACGGTACCTGGGAACATTGCCGGGACCTGGGCAGCGAATGGAAAGAGTTCACCGGTCTGCCGATGGTCTTCGCTCTCTGGGCTGTGTCGAGGGAATTCTTCGCATCGCGCGCCGACGAGACTTTTGAAGTTGAGGAGCGCCTGCTCTACTCAGTGGATTACTGTCGTTCCCATTGGGATGAAGTGGTTGCCGCCGCTGCGAAGGTCTATCCGTTCGATGAGCCACTACTGCGCTCGTACTTTGCCAAGCTGCGCTATGACTTCACTGATGAATACCGCCGCGGCCTGGAGGAGTTCTACCGGCGGGCGGCTGAGATCGGCGCGATCGAGTCGGCACCGAAACTGGAGTTCATCTCGTGA
- a CDS encoding insulinase family protein has product MVHARFLDEHLDEAFEVMADMVVHPAFTDIDLEREVVVEEIAMYEDSPGELITDYLTQALFDGHPLGKSVLGTTEIIGAVTPEQIRAYHSGHYTLPNMVIASAGNVEQERLVELATKHLAGGSGSVPMAASMPAAPVPDKAESACFYEKDTQQYHVCFGGLGLSRHSDRRFALSILDSILGGSASSRLFQEVRDKRGLAYSVYSFDSLYSDTGLVGVYFGCRGDSVDEVTGVVTEQIESIINDGVSDSELTRARESAKGRVVLGMETTHNRMSRLGKLTVTESEILMLDEIIERISAVTADEVQALAQEFYRPDELVAVAIGPDVKVFEKALGTLSGKRELEIKKG; this is encoded by the coding sequence GTGGTCCACGCCCGCTTTCTCGACGAGCATCTCGACGAGGCTTTCGAGGTCATGGCTGACATGGTCGTACATCCGGCCTTCACCGACATCGACCTGGAGCGCGAGGTGGTGGTTGAGGAGATCGCCATGTACGAGGATTCTCCCGGCGAACTGATCACCGACTACCTGACCCAGGCGCTGTTCGACGGCCACCCACTGGGAAAGAGCGTGCTGGGGACGACGGAGATAATCGGTGCGGTGACACCTGAACAGATACGCGCCTACCATTCCGGGCACTATACACTTCCCAATATGGTGATAGCGTCGGCCGGCAACGTTGAGCAGGAGCGGCTGGTCGAGCTGGCGACAAAGCATCTGGCGGGAGGCAGCGGCTCCGTGCCGATGGCGGCGTCGATGCCGGCGGCCCCGGTGCCGGATAAAGCCGAGAGCGCCTGCTTCTATGAGAAAGATACGCAGCAATACCATGTGTGTTTTGGCGGCCTGGGACTTTCACGGCACTCGGACCGGCGTTTCGCTCTTTCGATCCTTGACAGCATCCTCGGCGGCTCGGCAAGTTCGCGGTTGTTCCAGGAGGTGCGGGACAAGCGGGGGCTGGCATATTCGGTCTACTCCTTCGACTCGCTCTATTCGGACACCGGTCTCGTGGGCGTATACTTCGGTTGCCGCGGCGACAGCGTCGACGAGGTCACCGGCGTGGTCACCGAGCAGATAGAATCGATAATCAACGACGGCGTCAGCGACAGTGAACTGACGCGGGCCAGGGAAAGCGCCAAGGGCCGGGTTGTACTGGGCATGGAGACGACCCACAACCGGATGAGCCGGCTGGGCAAGCTGACCGTGACTGAATCAGAGATCCTGATGCTGGACGAGATCATCGAGCGCATCAGCGCCGTCACCGCGGATGAGGTACAGGCGCTGGCGCAGGAGTTCTACCGCCCCGACGAGCTGGTGGCTGTCGCCATCGGCCCGGATGTAAAAGTCTTTGAAAAGGCGCTTGGCACTCTTAGTGGCAAGCGTGAGCTGGAGATCAAAAAGGGCTGA
- the mqnE gene encoding aminofutalosine synthase MqnE — MSVNSTNTLDTVEEKVRAGERLSFEDGLALLKSPDLLKVGELADLARRRLVGDDVFFINNRHINHTNVCGNRCKFCAFSADEGADDAYTMTLEEVLDRARGSLADGITELHIVGGEHPSLPYEYYLEMIRSLHELDPQVHLQAFTASEIAFFAKRTKRTEEAVLQEMKDAGLGSMPGGGAEIFAERVRGIVCDKKISGEKWLEVMRTAHGVGIKSNATMLYGHVETLEERIDHLIRLRELQDETGGFGSFIPLAFHPANTELDTLPGTSGIEDLKMLAVSRLMLDNFNNIKAFWIMIGIKLAQISLHFGVNDIDGTVVEEKITHAAGAETEEAIAKDELIRLIRDAGRNPVERDTLYNTIRRYED; from the coding sequence ATCTCAGTGAACTCGACAAACACTTTGGACACCGTCGAAGAAAAAGTAAGGGCGGGGGAGCGGCTTTCGTTTGAGGACGGCCTGGCGCTGCTCAAGTCACCCGACCTGCTCAAGGTCGGCGAGCTGGCTGATCTCGCCCGCCGCCGCCTGGTCGGCGACGACGTCTTCTTCATCAACAACCGGCACATCAATCACACTAACGTCTGCGGCAACCGCTGCAAGTTCTGCGCCTTCAGCGCCGACGAGGGGGCTGACGACGCCTACACGATGACGCTCGAGGAAGTGCTCGATCGCGCTCGCGGCTCGCTGGCAGACGGCATCACCGAGCTTCACATAGTCGGCGGCGAGCATCCTTCCCTTCCCTATGAATATTATCTTGAGATGATCCGGTCGCTGCACGAGCTGGATCCCCAGGTGCACCTGCAGGCCTTCACTGCCAGTGAGATCGCCTTCTTTGCCAAGAGAACGAAGCGCACTGAAGAAGCGGTGCTGCAGGAGATGAAGGACGCCGGTCTCGGCAGCATGCCCGGCGGTGGCGCCGAGATCTTCGCCGAGCGGGTTCGCGGCATCGTCTGCGACAAGAAGATATCCGGCGAGAAGTGGCTGGAGGTCATGCGCACCGCCCACGGAGTCGGCATCAAGTCGAACGCGACCATGCTTTACGGCCATGTAGAGACGCTGGAGGAGCGCATCGACCATCTCATCCGCCTGCGGGAACTGCAGGACGAGACCGGCGGCTTCGGCAGCTTCATCCCCCTGGCCTTCCATCCAGCCAACACCGAGCTCGACACCCTGCCCGGGACCAGCGGCATCGAGGACCTGAAGATGCTCGCGGTCAGCCGCCTGATGCTGGATAACTTCAATAACATCAAGGCTTTCTGGATCATGATCGGCATCAAGCTGGCACAGATATCACTCCACTTCGGCGTCAACGACATCGACGGCACCGTGGTCGAGGAGAAAATCACCCACGCAGCCGGCGCCGAGACCGAGGAGGCCATCGCCAAGGACGAACTGATCCGGCTCATCCGCGACGCCGGCCGCAACCCGGTCGAGCGCGACACGCTTTATAACACCATCCGCCGGTATGAAGACTGA
- a CDS encoding hydrogenase iron-sulfur subunit, whose translation MAGTARMKQPGDLRVIRLPCTGRVNPLLILKAFMEGADGVLVSGCHPGDCHYNVGNYHARRRLELLQRMLPAFGIDPGRFHYTWVSASEGSRWAGVVSDFTRRIEALGKIGAEVPANALAKAEQTAMTDATGKTTS comes from the coding sequence ATGGCGGGTACGGCGCGGATGAAGCAGCCAGGCGACCTGCGGGTCATCAGGCTGCCCTGCACCGGCCGGGTGAATCCGCTGCTGATCCTGAAAGCATTTATGGAAGGCGCCGACGGCGTGCTGGTCAGCGGCTGTCATCCGGGCGACTGCCACTACAATGTGGGCAACTATCACGCCCGGCGGCGGCTGGAACTGCTTCAGCGGATGCTACCGGCGTTCGGCATCGACCCCGGACGGTTCCATTACACCTGGGTAAGTGCGTCGGAGGGTTCACGCTGGGCCGGGGTGGTCTCGGATTTCACGAGGCGGATCGAGGCGCTGGGGAAGATCGGGGCGGAAGTGCCGGCTAACGCACTTGCAAAAGCCGAGCAAACGGCGATGACCGATGCCACCGGGAAGACAACCTCATGA
- a CDS encoding CoB--CoM heterodisulfide reductase iron-sulfur subunit B family protein → MSDASSSRYSYFPGCSLTSSAGEYDASFRLVAKELGIGLDEIPDWNCCGASPAPHHWGGNLGVLLPARNLHIAGYGHEAMVAPCAGCYNRHKNAQHELSGSEEIREQATRVLREPVRYEIEILNLVELFDREVTPEALAKRAQGRLAGLNFATYYGCLLTRPAKIMNFDNARNPVSMKPLLMATGANADHFPFKSECCGSYMGLAHKEIVLRASRRIIDVADGLGFDAIVTACPLCHQNLDLRQGQINKAFGTNIEMPILYFSQVLGLALGLNADDLGIDSHIVSARKLLAKIEQGAAERTARAADASGRGGASQAVCAAGEA, encoded by the coding sequence ATGAGCGATGCCTCTTCTTCCCGCTATTCCTACTTCCCCGGATGTTCACTTACCAGCTCCGCCGGCGAATACGACGCTTCGTTCCGCCTGGTGGCGAAGGAGCTCGGCATCGGTCTCGACGAGATCCCGGACTGGAACTGTTGCGGCGCTTCGCCGGCACCCCATCACTGGGGAGGCAACCTGGGCGTGCTGCTGCCGGCACGCAACCTTCATATTGCCGGCTACGGGCACGAAGCCATGGTGGCTCCCTGCGCCGGATGCTACAACCGTCATAAAAACGCCCAGCACGAGTTATCTGGCAGCGAAGAGATACGCGAGCAGGCAACAAGAGTCTTGCGCGAGCCGGTGCGCTATGAGATCGAGATACTGAACCTGGTAGAGCTGTTCGACCGGGAGGTCACTCCCGAAGCGCTGGCGAAGCGAGCCCAGGGCCGGCTCGCCGGGCTGAACTTCGCTACCTATTACGGCTGCCTGCTGACGCGTCCCGCCAAGATAATGAACTTTGACAATGCCCGTAATCCGGTCAGCATGAAGCCGCTGCTGATGGCTACAGGTGCCAACGCCGATCATTTTCCTTTCAAGAGCGAGTGCTGCGGTTCCTACATGGGCCTGGCCCACAAGGAGATTGTGCTCCGGGCCAGCCGCCGCATCATCGATGTGGCCGACGGTCTCGGATTCGACGCCATCGTCACCGCCTGCCCGCTATGCCATCAGAACCTGGACCTGCGCCAGGGGCAGATCAACAAAGCATTCGGAACCAACATCGAGATGCCTATCCTGTATTTCTCGCAGGTGCTGGGGCTGGCGCTGGGTCTGAACGCCGACGACCTTGGCATCGACTCGCATATAGTCAGCGCCCGCAAATTGCTGGCAAAGATCGAGCAGGGCGCTGCGGAGCGGACCGCCCGCGCAGCGGATGCCAGCGGACGGGGCGGCGCAAGCCAGGCAGTCTGCGCGGCAGGGGAGGCATAA
- a CDS encoding polyribonucleotide nucleotidyltransferase, with translation MPEGRYPKPRRERNLSIETIVTEKSIEIGGKTITIETGRLAKQASGAVLMRCGDTMLLVTATGRTEAKEGIDFFPLTVDIEERMYAAGKIPGGFIKREARPSEKAILTARLIDRPVRPRFPKGFSNETQIVATILSTDQENAYDTLALVGASAALHISGIPFQGPIAAVRIGRIAGELVINPTMSQMTEPDCDMDMIVAGTAESILMIEAGGTDVTEEVAMEAVRLAQGPIRQLCEFQDELREAIGKPKWDFKEPEVDKDLYAKIESMCRADLEEANRITEKQERTDRIEKIRSTVKGEMLGEDSPDELVRAVSSITKAIEKDVVRRTIAVDKIRPDGRATDEVRHITCEVGVAPRTHGSALFTRGQTQAMTLLTLGAVGDYQRIDGLGLEDSKRYIHHYNFPPFSVGETGFMRGPKRRDIGHGALAEKALRPMIPDEHEFPYTIRLVSEIMESNGSSSMASTCGSTLALMDAGVHIKKPIGGISCGLVVRSSCRDCGYEGVFLRQCDKCKSINVDANYVILTDIAGIEDHLGDMDFKVTGSKEGITAIQMDLKIKEGITPEVFAEALTQAKSGRLHVIDKMLEALPEAREELSEYAPRIFSIQINPDKIGALIGKGGETIRGLVDEFDCSIDVEEDGTVFICARDGASGEKVIERINELCKDVEAGDVFVGKVVKTTDFGAFVELKRGTDGLVHISNLAEGRVNKVEDVVKRGQMVQVEVIEVKEDRGKQRIGLRVVDLNPTV, from the coding sequence ATGCCTGAAGGCAGGTATCCGAAGCCAAGGAGAGAGAGAAACTTGAGTATAGAGACGATCGTCACAGAGAAAAGTATTGAGATCGGCGGCAAGACAATCACCATCGAGACCGGGCGTCTGGCCAAGCAGGCCAGCGGCGCCGTGCTCATGCGCTGCGGTGACACGATGTTACTGGTCACGGCCACCGGCCGGACCGAGGCCAAGGAAGGCATCGATTTCTTCCCGCTGACCGTTGATATAGAGGAACGCATGTACGCGGCGGGCAAGATCCCCGGCGGATTCATCAAGCGTGAGGCTCGGCCGAGCGAGAAGGCCATCCTCACCGCCCGTCTGATCGACCGCCCGGTACGTCCCCGCTTCCCCAAGGGTTTTTCCAACGAGACCCAGATTGTAGCCACCATCCTTTCCACCGACCAGGAGAACGCCTACGACACGCTGGCGCTGGTCGGCGCTTCGGCGGCGCTGCACATTTCCGGGATACCTTTCCAGGGCCCGATCGCCGCGGTGCGCATCGGCAGGATAGCCGGCGAACTGGTGATCAACCCGACGATGTCGCAGATGACGGAGCCGGATTGCGACATGGACATGATCGTGGCCGGCACCGCCGAGTCGATCCTCATGATTGAGGCCGGCGGCACTGACGTGACCGAAGAGGTCGCCATGGAAGCCGTGCGTCTGGCCCAGGGTCCGATCCGCCAGCTCTGCGAGTTCCAGGACGAGCTGCGCGAGGCCATCGGCAAGCCCAAGTGGGACTTCAAGGAGCCGGAAGTGGACAAGGATCTCTACGCGAAGATCGAGTCCATGTGCCGCGCCGACCTGGAAGAAGCCAACCGCATCACTGAGAAGCAGGAGCGCACCGACCGCATCGAGAAGATCCGCAGCACCGTCAAGGGCGAGATGCTCGGCGAGGATTCCCCAGACGAGCTGGTCCGTGCTGTCAGTTCCATCACCAAGGCAATCGAGAAGGATGTCGTCCGGCGCACCATCGCCGTCGACAAGATCCGCCCCGACGGCCGCGCCACCGATGAAGTGCGCCACATCACCTGCGAGGTCGGGGTCGCCCCCCGCACCCACGGTTCAGCGCTGTTCACCCGCGGTCAGACCCAGGCGATGACCCTGCTCACCCTGGGCGCAGTCGGCGACTACCAGCGCATCGACGGGCTGGGCCTCGAGGACAGCAAGCGTTACATCCACCATTACAACTTCCCGCCGTTCTCGGTGGGTGAGACCGGTTTCATGCGCGGCCCCAAGCGCCGCGACATCGGCCACGGAGCGCTGGCGGAAAAAGCGCTGCGGCCCATGATCCCGGACGAGCATGAGTTCCCTTATACGATCCGCCTCGTCAGTGAGATCATGGAGAGCAACGGCTCTTCCTCTATGGCGAGCACCTGCGGCTCGACCCTGGCGCTGATGGATGCCGGCGTCCACATCAAGAAGCCGATCGGCGGCATCTCCTGCGGCCTGGTCGTGCGCTCGAGCTGTCGTGACTGCGGTTACGAGGGTGTATTCCTGCGCCAGTGTGACAAGTGCAAATCCATCAACGTCGACGCCAACTATGTGATCCTCACCGACATCGCCGGCATCGAGGATCATCTCGGCGACATGGACTTCAAGGTGACGGGAAGCAAGGAAGGCATCACCGCCATCCAGATGGACCTCAAGATCAAGGAAGGCATCACGCCGGAAGTATTCGCCGAGGCGCTGACCCAGGCCAAAAGCGGCCGCCTGCACGTGATCGACAAGATGCTCGAAGCCCTGCCGGAAGCCCGCGAGGAACTCTCCGAGTACGCGCCGCGCATCTTCTCCATCCAGATCAATCCGGACAAGATCGGCGCGCTCATCGGCAAGGGCGGCGAGACCATCCGTGGCCTGGTCGACGAGTTCGACTGCTCCATCGATGTGGAAGAGGACGGCACCGTCTTCATCTGCGCCCGTGACGGCGCCAGTGGCGAGAAGGTCATCGAGCGCATCAATGAGCTGTGCAAGGACGTGGAGGCCGGCGATGTGTTCGTCGGCAAGGTCGTCAAGACCACCGACTTCGGGGCCTTTGTGGAGCTGAAGCGCGGTACCGACGGGCTGGTACACATCTCCAACCTGGCCGAAGGCCGGGTCAACAAGGTGGAAGACGTGGTCAAGCGCGGCCAGATGGTTCAGGTCGAGGTGATCGAAGTCAAGGAAGACCGCGGCAAGCAGCGCATCGGCCTGAGGGTGGTTGACCTAAATCCAACTGTATAA
- the rpsO gene encoding 30S ribosomal protein S15, producing the protein MLSKENKETVIEKFGSAEGDTGSPEVQIALLTERINGLTEHLKTHKKDHHSRRGLLKMVGKRRRLLTYLQDKNVNRYRTLVKELGLRK; encoded by the coding sequence GTGTTAAGCAAGGAGAACAAGGAAACAGTCATCGAGAAGTTCGGCAGCGCCGAGGGTGACACGGGCTCTCCCGAGGTGCAGATCGCGTTACTGACCGAGAGGATCAACGGTCTTACCGAGCACCTCAAGACCCACAAGAAGGACCATCACTCTCGCAGGGGGTTGCTGAAGATGGTGGGGAAGCGCCGGCGGTTGCTTACCTATCTGCAGGACAAGAACGTCAACCGCTACCGCACGCTGGTCAAGGAATTAGGACTGAGGAAGTAG
- the mqnC gene encoding dehypoxanthine futalosine cyclase, giving the protein MTDSIDQIIEKSAAGTRITEAEAQALLESRELIAVGQAADATRRRVLPGDDVTFVVDRNINYTNFCTTGCDFCAFHRPIGSDEGYLLTNEQIFQKIEETIELGGTGIMMQGGLHPKLGIDYYEELFRAIKERYDITIHSLSPPEVYHISKVSRLPLDETLARLKAAGLDSLPGGGAEILVNEVRHRMSPKKIDADTWMSVMRAAHEAGLKSTATMMFGSVETQADRVEHLRRVRELQDETGGFRAFIPWTFQETNTELEGTASSSGIDYLMTLAVSRIYLDNVPSIQASWVTQGLKVAQVSLMFGANDMGSTMIEENVVAAAGVSYRVGKDELVDAIRAAGRRPVQRDNAYQPVDYP; this is encoded by the coding sequence ATGACAGATAGCATCGATCAAATAATCGAAAAGTCTGCCGCCGGTACTCGTATAACTGAGGCCGAAGCGCAGGCGCTGCTTGAGAGCCGCGAGCTTATCGCCGTGGGCCAGGCCGCGGACGCCACCAGGCGCCGGGTACTGCCGGGCGACGACGTCACCTTCGTCGTCGATCGCAACATCAACTACACCAATTTCTGTACCACCGGCTGCGACTTCTGTGCTTTCCACCGGCCTATCGGTTCAGATGAAGGCTACCTGCTGACCAACGAACAGATCTTCCAGAAGATAGAAGAGACGATTGAGCTGGGCGGCACCGGCATAATGATGCAGGGCGGCCTGCATCCGAAACTGGGCATCGATTATTACGAAGAGCTTTTCCGCGCCATCAAGGAACGTTACGATATCACCATACATTCTCTCTCGCCGCCCGAGGTCTACCACATCAGCAAGGTCAGCCGGCTGCCGCTGGATGAGACCCTGGCGCGCCTCAAGGCTGCCGGCCTCGACTCATTGCCGGGTGGCGGCGCCGAGATCCTGGTGAACGAAGTACGTCACCGGATGAGTCCCAAGAAGATCGATGCCGACACCTGGATGTCGGTCATGCGCGCAGCCCATGAAGCAGGTCTGAAGTCCACAGCGACGATGATGTTCGGCAGTGTCGAGACTCAGGCCGATCGCGTCGAGCACCTGCGCCGGGTCCGCGAGCTGCAGGACGAGACCGGTGGTTTCCGGGCCTTTATCCCCTGGACCTTTCAGGAGACAAATACTGAACTCGAGGGCACGGCTTCTTCGAGCGGTATCGACTACCTCATGACCCTGGCCGTCAGCCGCATCTACCTCGATAATGTGCCGAGCATCCAGGCGTCGTGGGTGACCCAAGGGCTGAAGGTTGCACAGGTGTCTCTCATGTTCGGCGCCAACGACATGGGCAGCACCATGATCGAGGAGAACGTGGTCGCCGCCGCCGGGGTCAGTTATCGAGTGGGCAAGGACGAGCTGGTGGACGCTATCAGAGCCGCCGGGCGGCGGCCGGTGCAGCGGGATAACGCCTATCAGCCGGTGGATTATCCCTGA